From the Nostoc sp. PCC 7107 genome, the window TCCCATCCCCAACCCATAATCTAAAATCCAAAATTCTTATGAGAGCTACAGGCCCAATAGTTGCATCCGAGCAACTGGCAACTCAGCAACTCTCAACCTTACGGCGCTTTTTACAATACCTGCGACCCTATCGCAAAGAAATTCCGATTGCCTTGACATTAGTACTAATTGGTGCATCAACCCAGGCGATCGGGCCGTTCTTATTGGGTTGGTCAATAGACCATCTCATAGCCCAAGGAAATTTGTCTGGTTTGTTGCTGTTGTTAGGATTATTAGCAATCATCTATATACTGGGTATTTCGGCAACCCGTGGTCAAATTGTGCGGGTTGGCTGGATTATGCAGCGATTGTTGGCGCAACTGCGACAAGATATTTTTCTGAAAATCCAGAGTTTACCACTCAGCTTTTTTGACCGCAGTGAAGCTGGCGATTTAATGAGTCGCTTATTGAATGATGTTAATACCGTAAATCAGGCATTTGGACAAACAGTCGCCCAAATGTTGGGCAACGTTTTCAGTTTGGTAGGTATTGTCATTGCTATGCTGGCGATTAATCTGCAACTCGGCTTGTTAAGTAACCTAGTTGTACCACTGATGATTTTTACCACTAGCTTATTTTCCCGGTGGGCGAGAGCCAGATTTCGCGTTACCCGCCAAACAATTGGCGACCTTTCAGCCAAATTAGAAGAAGATATTAGCAGTGTGCGCGAAGCCCAGGCATTTAATCGCGTACAAGTCAATATTCAAGAATTCGACATTCTCAACGCTGCTAATCGAGATGCGAATGTTGAGGCGGTGGCTATTACGGCGGCCTTTTTACCGTCCATTGATTTTCTCAATACCCTCGCAACCGCAGGTGTACTAGCATTTGGGGGTTATCTCGCTGTCACCGGAGCCGCCACAGTTGGTGTCGTGACATCGTTTTTACTGTACGTCCAGCAATTTTTTCGCCCAATCCAAATTCTCAGCCAGTTTTACACCCAAGCTCAATCAGCTTTTGCGGGATTAGAGAGAATTTTTCTGCTGTTAGATGAACCAGCCCAACTCCAAGATGCGCCGGATGCTGAAGAAATGCCGGCTATTCAAGGTGAAGTGAGATTTGAGAATGTCACCTTTGGCTATAATCCAGAGCAACTGGTTCTCAAAAAAGTGAATTTACACGCCAGTCCGGGACAAATGATTGCACTAGTAGGGTCAACAGGCTCAGGTAAAACCACTATTATTAACCTGATATTGCGTTTTTATGATGTGTCTGGTGGTGCAGTTAAAATTGATGGTATTGATGTGCGGAGTGTGACCCAAGCTAGTTTGCGCCGTCAAATTGGCATTGTTTTACAAGATAATATTTTGTTCAGTGGGACTGTCGCCGAAAATATTGCCTTTGGCGCTCCTTACGCCAGTCAAGCCGAGATTGAAAGCGCGGCTCAATTGGCAAATGTGCATGAATTTATTACCTCACTACCACAAGGTTACGCCACCCAATTAGGTGAACGAGGTGCGCCCCTGAGTCAAGGACAACGCCAACTAATTAGTATTGCCCGTGCGGTGTTGATTAATCCGCGGATTTTGATTTTAGATGAAGCAACTAGTAGTATTGATACTCGTACAGAAACACTAGTGCAGAGTGCGATCGCTCGTTTGTTAAAAAATCGCACCAGCTTTGTCATTGCTCACCGTCTCAGCACCGTGACTCAGGCTGATCAGGTGTTGGTCATTCAACAGGGACAAATAGTTGAACAAGGTACTCATACAGAACTCATAGAACAACAAGGAGTCTATGCCAATCTTTATAGCCTTCAGTTAGGCGCAAATAATTCCTAGCTTTTGGGCTAGAAATTGCTAAAACAGGAGTAGAACGGGCAATTGAGGCTGATGAAGCCGCAGCCACAACTTCGATAAACCAGCAACTAAAAGCTTTGGAGATCAACCGATCATGATTGCTCAACCTGAGACTAAATGTTACACCATTGATGAGTATTTAGAACTAGAAATCGCCTCAGAAACACGCAACGAATATTGTGATGGAGGAATTATTCCTATGACGGGTGGAACCCCAGACCATAATGATATTGCTGGAAATTTGTATATTTTGCTGAAATCTGCCCTAAAAAGCCAAAACTACCGGACTTTCTATGTCGATCAACGGCTTTGGATTCCCGATGCAAATCTCTATACCTATCCTGATGTAATGGTTCTGCCCAAACCCTTAGAACTTCAAACCGGACGCAAAGATACTGTGGTCAATCCTTGCTTTATTGCTGAAGTGTTGTCTAAATCCACCCAAAATTATGACCGTGGTGAGAAATTTGTTGCCTATCGGACAATTTCTACTTTTCAAGAATATTTGCTAATTGATCAATACCGTATACACGTTGAGCATCATCTCAAAACAGCCGCGCATCAGTGGCTATTTTCGGAATACGATGACCCCAATGTCACCCTTTCTTTGAGTACCTTGGAGTTACAAATTTCAATTGCCGAACTTTACGAAAATATTGATTTTTCAACCGTTGGAGTTGAATGACGAAAACAAGAGTAGAACAGGTGATGGAGACGGCTGAAGCGATCGCAATTAAATAACCATTATTATAGATGTTACAATATAACTCTCCTGTAACTGTAATATTACAGTTTTCCAGTTAGAAAACATTACTTCTGCCACTTAGGAACAGTTATGACAAAGAAACATCTGTTAGCGTTGGCACATCGCACACTGGTGATCTTTGTCACTATGCTGATGTCATCGGAGTTAATGATCACAGCAGCTAGGGCGAATCATCTCTACATAGCCCAACAACCGCAAAATACAACTCCTGAAAGGCAAAGAGCCGCCACCCAAGCCAAACAACTGCTGCAAGAAGCACAGCAATTATATGAACAAGGTACAGCCACAGGTCGGCAAGCAGCGATCGCTAAATATGAAGAAGCATTAAAAATTTGGCAACAAATTGGCGATCGCAGTTATGAGGCTACCACATTATTAGCGATCGGCACACTTTATTACACTCAAAATGATAATCAAAAGGCGTTGGGATATTTTCAGCGAGGGCTAAATATTCGCCGCGAACAAAAAGACCGTTTTGGCGAAGCAGTGATGTTGAATTCTGTAGCCAATGCTTACGCTA encodes:
- a CDS encoding ABC transporter ATP-binding protein codes for the protein MRATGPIVASEQLATQQLSTLRRFLQYLRPYRKEIPIALTLVLIGASTQAIGPFLLGWSIDHLIAQGNLSGLLLLLGLLAIIYILGISATRGQIVRVGWIMQRLLAQLRQDIFLKIQSLPLSFFDRSEAGDLMSRLLNDVNTVNQAFGQTVAQMLGNVFSLVGIVIAMLAINLQLGLLSNLVVPLMIFTTSLFSRWARARFRVTRQTIGDLSAKLEEDISSVREAQAFNRVQVNIQEFDILNAANRDANVEAVAITAAFLPSIDFLNTLATAGVLAFGGYLAVTGAATVGVVTSFLLYVQQFFRPIQILSQFYTQAQSAFAGLERIFLLLDEPAQLQDAPDAEEMPAIQGEVRFENVTFGYNPEQLVLKKVNLHASPGQMIALVGSTGSGKTTIINLILRFYDVSGGAVKIDGIDVRSVTQASLRRQIGIVLQDNILFSGTVAENIAFGAPYASQAEIESAAQLANVHEFITSLPQGYATQLGERGAPLSQGQRQLISIARAVLINPRILILDEATSSIDTRTETLVQSAIARLLKNRTSFVIAHRLSTVTQADQVLVIQQGQIVEQGTHTELIEQQGVYANLYSLQLGANNS
- a CDS encoding Uma2 family endonuclease; the protein is MIAQPETKCYTIDEYLELEIASETRNEYCDGGIIPMTGGTPDHNDIAGNLYILLKSALKSQNYRTFYVDQRLWIPDANLYTYPDVMVLPKPLELQTGRKDTVVNPCFIAEVLSKSTQNYDRGEKFVAYRTISTFQEYLLIDQYRIHVEHHLKTAAHQWLFSEYDDPNVTLSLSTLELQISIAELYENIDFSTVGVE